A single region of the Austwickia chelonae genome encodes:
- a CDS encoding MDR family MFS transporter, producing the protein MKPERLDDSTTPPDPSAATPAAPDEYADHSVLTWLVAATFVVILNETIMTTAIPRLMVDLRISASSAQWLSTAFMLTMAVVIPTTGWLLQRLTTRAAYLTAMSTFCAGTLLAGLAPTFAVLLLARVVQACGTAVMMPLLMTTLMHVVHERDRGRVMGNVSLAISVAPALGPAVSGVILQALSWRWIFLLVLPVAAAVTLAGLRGLRNVGEPSAEKLDLFSVLLCAVGFGALVYGLSEIGVPQQRMVGASALVVGVVGVAVFTWRQKVLAAVGSALLDVRVLAIRTFASAMAAMSISFMSLMGAVIVLQLYLQEVRHVTPLEAGLAVMPGGIAMGLAGPVVGRLYDRFGPRPLLVPGGCLLVGGSLGLALLGSQTPLPFVVAAHMVLSLGLALVFTPLFTVGLGAVPEQLYSHGSSVLGTTQQVAGAMGTAVFVAVLAASGGGVVGVRWAFGVAVVLAVVTLALVSTLRAGGSEKSS; encoded by the coding sequence GTGAAGCCCGAACGCCTCGACGACAGCACGACGCCGCCGGATCCGTCCGCCGCCACGCCCGCTGCCCCCGACGAGTACGCCGACCACTCCGTACTGACCTGGCTGGTCGCGGCGACCTTCGTGGTGATCCTCAACGAGACGATCATGACCACGGCGATCCCCCGCCTGATGGTCGACCTGCGAATCAGTGCTTCGTCGGCCCAATGGCTGTCGACAGCCTTCATGTTGACGATGGCCGTGGTCATCCCGACGACGGGGTGGCTGCTGCAACGACTGACCACCCGGGCCGCCTATCTGACGGCGATGTCGACCTTCTGCGCGGGCACCCTGTTGGCCGGGCTGGCACCCACCTTCGCAGTGCTCCTCCTCGCCCGGGTCGTGCAGGCCTGCGGTACCGCAGTGATGATGCCGCTACTGATGACGACGTTGATGCACGTCGTCCACGAACGTGACCGCGGCCGGGTCATGGGCAATGTCTCCCTCGCCATCTCGGTGGCCCCCGCGCTGGGCCCAGCCGTGTCCGGGGTCATCCTGCAGGCCCTGTCATGGCGGTGGATCTTCCTGCTCGTGCTCCCGGTGGCTGCCGCGGTGACCCTGGCCGGGCTGCGCGGGCTGCGCAACGTGGGTGAGCCCTCCGCGGAGAAGCTCGACCTGTTCAGCGTCCTGTTGTGCGCGGTGGGTTTCGGCGCCCTGGTGTACGGGCTGAGCGAGATCGGCGTCCCCCAACAGCGGATGGTCGGCGCTTCGGCGCTGGTGGTCGGAGTGGTCGGAGTCGCCGTGTTCACCTGGCGTCAAAAGGTTCTGGCCGCTGTGGGTTCGGCTCTCCTGGACGTTCGGGTGCTGGCGATCCGTACCTTCGCGTCGGCGATGGCGGCGATGTCGATCTCGTTCATGTCCTTGATGGGCGCTGTCATCGTATTGCAGCTGTACCTGCAGGAGGTCCGTCACGTGACCCCCTTGGAGGCCGGGCTGGCGGTGATGCCCGGTGGTATCGCGATGGGTCTGGCCGGTCCGGTGGTGGGCCGGTTGTACGACCGTTTCGGTCCGCGCCCGCTGCTCGTCCCGGGCGGTTGCTTGCTGGTGGGAGGGTCGCTGGGTTTGGCTCTCCTCGGCAGTCAGACCCCGCTGCCCTTCGTGGTGGCGGCCCACATGGTGCTCTCCTTGGGCCTGGCTCTGGTCTTCACGCCCTTGTTCACCGTGGGGCTGGGTGCGGTGCCTGAGCAGCTCTATTCGCACGGCTCCTCGGTATTGGGCACCACCCAGCAGGTGGCCGGGGCGATGGGGACGGCAGTCTTCGTGGCTGTCCTGGCGGCCAGCGGTGGCGGGGTGGTCGGAGTGCGTTGGGCTTTCGGGGTCGCGGTGGTCCTGGCCGTGGTGACCTTGGCCCTGGTGTCGACCCTGCGTGCCGGAGGCAGCGAGAAATCCTCCTGA
- a CDS encoding response regulator: MIRVVLADDQALFRAGIAMLLRSQSDLDVIAECGDGAQAVRAAAQLKPDVILMDVRMPTMDGIEATRQIVRSGGEAPAVLVLTTFDLDDSVTEAIAAGASGFILKSSQPEFVLASVRAVAAGDQVVAAGSVRRLLEHSRSHVPGRPDQRYDRLTPREKEILLHAAKGLSNAEISALEVLSEATVKTHISRILAKTGLRDRIQLVIYAYEHGLL; the protein is encoded by the coding sequence ATGATCCGGGTCGTGCTCGCCGACGACCAAGCACTCTTCCGCGCAGGCATCGCCATGCTCTTGCGCTCGCAGAGCGACCTGGACGTGATCGCCGAATGCGGGGACGGCGCCCAGGCGGTGCGTGCCGCTGCTCAACTGAAACCGGACGTCATCCTCATGGACGTGCGAATGCCCACCATGGACGGCATCGAAGCCACCCGACAGATCGTCCGATCCGGTGGCGAGGCCCCCGCCGTCCTCGTGCTGACGACCTTCGACCTCGACGACTCGGTCACCGAAGCCATCGCCGCTGGAGCCAGCGGTTTCATCCTCAAATCGTCCCAACCCGAGTTCGTGCTGGCGTCCGTGCGCGCTGTCGCCGCCGGAGATCAGGTCGTCGCCGCCGGATCCGTGCGCCGGCTGCTCGAACACTCCCGGTCCCATGTGCCTGGGCGACCCGACCAGAGATACGACCGGTTGACCCCGCGGGAGAAGGAGATCCTGCTGCACGCGGCGAAAGGCCTGTCCAATGCGGAGATCTCCGCATTGGAGGTCCTCTCCGAGGCGACCGTCAAGACCCATATCTCCCGCATCCTCGCCAAGACGGGCCTACGGGACCGGATCCAACTGGTCATCTACGCGTACGAGCACGGGCTGCTCTGA
- a CDS encoding sensor histidine kinase, which produces MISRPRWLRWERVLAALFGIPAAPLFMSGADAAAVTMLLISGALLTQKDRPWHMSALALASGAVQVVSGTVLYPVAWVYFLLAKRLGTDPDERLRRWGLICCGAASLASGVDFVTGLSSSFAPHVEQSSPLVLFYGGALYTLPAAGVAFGGWATGYAKLQKDIAVQARIDAVEQRRLADLYHQEQTRRRIAADMHDIVGHSWAVVAAQADGARYRLHEAPDEAEQALKVIADTARQSMDEVRSLLEDLRAGDSGERPLTGGRHQLFTCMRESGMRLEHTETGTVLDHPLIAVTAERLLTESLTNALKYGELTEPVEVTETWGNGYRLTVTNVVRTQDDPTHQGHGLDGMAERVRLLGGTFRAGRIHHRWQVEITLPVTQGEPG; this is translated from the coding sequence ATGATCTCCCGACCGAGGTGGCTGCGCTGGGAACGAGTGCTCGCGGCCCTCTTCGGGATCCCTGCCGCGCCGCTCTTCATGTCCGGTGCAGACGCAGCAGCGGTCACGATGCTGCTGATCTCCGGGGCACTCCTCACGCAGAAGGACCGTCCGTGGCACATGTCGGCCTTGGCGCTGGCCTCCGGGGCGGTCCAAGTCGTCTCCGGGACAGTCCTCTACCCAGTGGCCTGGGTCTACTTCCTGCTGGCGAAACGGCTCGGCACCGACCCCGACGAGCGACTCCGCAGATGGGGACTGATCTGCTGCGGAGCGGCCTCCCTGGCGTCCGGTGTCGATTTCGTCACCGGGCTGTCGTCGTCGTTCGCCCCACATGTCGAACAATCCTCGCCGCTCGTCCTGTTCTACGGCGGCGCGTTGTACACGCTGCCCGCTGCCGGGGTCGCCTTCGGCGGGTGGGCGACCGGCTACGCCAAACTGCAGAAGGACATCGCTGTCCAGGCGCGGATCGACGCCGTCGAACAGCGACGCCTCGCAGATCTCTACCATCAGGAGCAGACCCGTCGTCGGATCGCCGCTGACATGCACGACATCGTCGGGCACTCCTGGGCCGTGGTCGCCGCCCAGGCCGACGGAGCCCGGTACCGTCTCCACGAAGCACCCGACGAAGCCGAACAGGCACTGAAAGTCATCGCCGACACCGCCCGACAATCGATGGACGAGGTGCGCAGCCTCCTCGAGGACCTGCGCGCCGGCGACTCCGGAGAACGCCCGCTGACCGGTGGACGACACCAGTTGTTCACCTGCATGCGTGAATCCGGGATGCGCCTCGAACACACTGAGACCGGCACCGTCCTCGACCATCCGCTGATCGCCGTCACCGCCGAACGGCTCCTCACCGAGTCGCTCACCAACGCCCTGAAGTACGGTGAGCTCACCGAACCGGTGGAAGTCACCGAGACCTGGGGGAACGGCTACCGTCTGACTGTGACGAATGTCGTTCGTACCCAGGACGATCCGACCCATCAGGGACACGGTCTCGACGGGATGGCCGAACGCGTGCGTCTCCTCGGCGGCACCTTCCGGGCCGGACGTATTCATCACCGTTGGCAGGTCGAGATCACCTTGCCCGTAACCCAAGGAGAACCAGGATGA
- the gdhA gene encoding NADP-specific glutamate dehydrogenase, whose amino-acid sequence MALHPQLAHVYETVLHRNGGEAEFHQAVLEVLESLNPVVDKRPEYVQESVIERICEPERQIIFRVPWVDDSGRVQINRGFRVEFNSALGPYKGGLRFHPSVYLGIVKFLGFEQIFKNALTGLPIGGGKGGSDFDPKGKSDGEIMRFCQSFMTELYRHLGEYTDVPAGDIGVGAREIGYLFGQYKRITNRYEAGVITGKGLSWGGSQVRTEATGYGLVYFADEMLKAEDTSFDGKRVVVSGSGNVAIYAAQKVIELGGTVVAMSDSSGYIVEENGVDLELMKDVKEVRRARIGDYAQERSARFVEGGVIWDVPCEVALPCATQNELDDAGAAALIKNGCQIVAEGANMPTTPSATRTLREAGVRFAPGKAANAGGVATSALEMQQNASRDSWSFEYADDRLQEIMQGIFGSCMMTAEEYDMPGDYVAGANIAGFTQVADAMLAFGVI is encoded by the coding sequence ATGGCTTTGCACCCTCAGCTCGCGCACGTCTACGAGACGGTTCTTCACCGCAACGGGGGTGAAGCCGAGTTCCACCAGGCCGTACTGGAGGTGCTGGAGAGCCTCAACCCTGTCGTCGACAAGCGGCCGGAGTACGTGCAGGAGTCGGTCATCGAGCGGATCTGCGAGCCGGAACGGCAGATCATCTTCCGGGTGCCCTGGGTCGACGACTCCGGCCGGGTGCAGATCAACCGTGGTTTCCGGGTCGAGTTCAATTCGGCGTTGGGCCCGTACAAGGGTGGTCTGCGGTTCCACCCGAGCGTCTACCTGGGGATCGTGAAATTCCTCGGTTTCGAGCAGATCTTCAAGAATGCGTTGACCGGTCTGCCGATCGGTGGCGGCAAGGGCGGCTCCGACTTCGACCCCAAGGGCAAGTCGGACGGCGAGATCATGCGGTTCTGTCAGTCGTTCATGACCGAGCTGTACCGGCACCTGGGTGAGTACACCGATGTTCCGGCCGGTGACATCGGCGTCGGGGCCCGTGAGATCGGTTATCTGTTCGGGCAGTACAAGCGGATCACGAACCGTTATGAGGCCGGGGTCATCACCGGTAAGGGGCTGAGTTGGGGCGGTTCGCAGGTGCGCACCGAGGCCACCGGGTACGGCCTGGTGTATTTCGCCGATGAGATGCTGAAGGCGGAGGACACGAGCTTCGACGGCAAGCGGGTCGTCGTCTCCGGGTCGGGCAATGTGGCGATCTACGCCGCGCAGAAGGTCATCGAGCTGGGTGGCACCGTGGTGGCCATGTCGGACTCCAGCGGCTACATCGTCGAGGAGAACGGTGTCGACCTGGAGCTGATGAAGGATGTCAAGGAGGTCCGCCGGGCGCGGATCGGCGACTATGCGCAGGAGCGGAGCGCCCGGTTCGTGGAGGGCGGGGTCATCTGGGACGTGCCCTGTGAGGTGGCGCTTCCGTGTGCGACGCAGAACGAGTTGGACGATGCCGGTGCGGCCGCGTTGATCAAGAACGGCTGCCAGATCGTCGCCGAGGGCGCGAACATGCCTACTACGCCGTCGGCGACGCGGACACTGCGCGAGGCGGGGGTGCGTTTCGCTCCGGGTAAGGCTGCCAACGCCGGTGGGGTGGCCACATCGGCCTTGGAGATGCAGCAGAACGCGTCGCGGGACAGTTGGAGCTTCGAGTACGCGGACGACCGCTTGCAGGAGATCATGCAGGGCATCTTCGGCTCGTGCATGATGACCGCCGAGGAGTACGACATGCCCGGTGACTACGTGGCTGGCGCGAATATCGCCGGGTTCACGCAGGTCGCCGACGCGATGCTCGCCTTCGGTGTCATCTGA
- the ppdK gene encoding pyruvate, phosphate dikinase, with the protein MSKFVYGLSEGNKDMKDLLGGKGANLAEMHNMGLPVPPSFTITTEACKAYLAQGSEPEELSAQIDEYVAQIEAENGKKLGDPNDPLLVSVRSGAKFSMPGMMETVLNIGLNDESVNGLATVTGNDRFAWDSYRRLLQMFGKTVLDIEGEKFEDVMDETKDAKGTKSDLDLDAADFRKIVERFKAIIKEETGKDFPQESKEQLLEAMRAVFRSWNSERAVLYRRQERIPADLGTAVNVCSMVFGNLGMESGTGVAFTRDPASGQQGVYGDYLQNAQGEDVVAGIRNTMSLADMERVDKAAYDQLMDIMSTLEAHYKDLCDIEFTVQNKKLWMLQTRVGKRTAEAAFKIACQLVDEGKISEGEALQRVNGDQLVNLMFPKFDAAAPKTRIAKGMNASPGAAVGEICFSSNAAVEAVQEGKKVILVRRETNPDDLTGMIAAQGILTSRGGKTSHAAVVARGMGKTCVCGAEELDIDVRAGSMTLKDGTVLRAGEVISIDGTTGEVFSGEVPVVDPPVVKYFEGQLNDEEIAADELVKAVDRIMRIADDQRRLRVRANADTGEDAARARRFGAQGIGLCRTEHMFLGDRRQLVEDLILADSVDGKKAALDALAPLQKGDFVEILEAMDGLPVTIRLLDPPLHEFLPAQSEMIHLEARAQAQGLDLAEDQRKIMAAVERMHEQNPMLGLRGVRLGLVIRGLFEMQAKAILEAAAERRKAGGDPKPEIMIPLVGAVQELEIMKEAIRQVAAEVSESTGVDLRDVPIGTMIELPRAAITAGEIAEAAEFFSFGTNDLTQTTWGFSRDDVEGSFFSNYIERGIFGVSPFETLDQSGVGKLVDLAARAGRDTRPELHLGVCGEHGGDPQSIHFFNTVGLDYVSCSPFRVPVARLEAGRASGTAEGSDFR; encoded by the coding sequence ATGAGCAAGTTCGTGTATGGCCTCTCCGAGGGCAATAAGGACATGAAGGACCTGTTGGGCGGAAAAGGTGCAAACCTCGCCGAAATGCACAACATGGGCCTGCCAGTTCCCCCCTCGTTCACGATCACCACCGAAGCCTGCAAGGCTTATCTCGCCCAAGGCAGCGAACCCGAAGAACTCTCCGCGCAGATCGACGAATATGTCGCCCAGATCGAAGCGGAAAACGGTAAGAAACTCGGCGACCCGAACGATCCCCTCCTCGTCTCGGTGCGCTCCGGTGCCAAATTCTCCATGCCCGGAATGATGGAGACCGTCCTCAACATCGGACTCAACGACGAATCCGTCAACGGCCTGGCCACCGTCACCGGCAACGACCGCTTCGCCTGGGACTCCTACCGTCGACTCCTCCAGATGTTCGGCAAGACCGTCCTCGACATCGAGGGCGAGAAGTTCGAAGACGTCATGGACGAGACGAAGGACGCCAAGGGCACCAAGTCCGACCTCGACCTCGACGCCGCCGACTTCCGGAAGATCGTCGAACGCTTCAAAGCGATCATCAAGGAAGAGACCGGCAAGGACTTCCCCCAGGAGTCCAAGGAGCAACTGCTCGAAGCGATGCGAGCGGTCTTCCGCTCATGGAACTCCGAACGCGCCGTCCTCTACCGCCGCCAGGAGCGCATCCCTGCCGACCTCGGCACCGCGGTCAACGTCTGCTCCATGGTCTTCGGCAACCTCGGCATGGAATCCGGCACCGGCGTCGCCTTCACCCGCGACCCCGCCAGCGGACAGCAGGGCGTCTACGGCGACTATCTCCAGAACGCCCAGGGCGAAGACGTCGTCGCCGGTATCCGCAACACCATGTCCCTCGCCGACATGGAACGCGTCGACAAAGCCGCCTACGACCAGCTCATGGACATCATGTCCACCCTCGAAGCGCACTACAAAGACCTGTGCGACATCGAATTCACCGTCCAGAACAAGAAGCTCTGGATGCTGCAGACCCGCGTCGGCAAGCGCACCGCCGAAGCGGCCTTCAAGATCGCCTGCCAGCTCGTCGACGAAGGCAAGATCAGCGAAGGCGAAGCACTCCAGCGCGTCAACGGCGACCAGCTCGTCAACCTGATGTTCCCCAAGTTCGACGCCGCCGCACCCAAGACCCGCATCGCCAAGGGCATGAACGCCTCGCCCGGTGCCGCCGTCGGTGAGATCTGCTTCTCCAGCAATGCCGCCGTCGAAGCCGTCCAGGAAGGCAAGAAGGTCATCCTCGTCCGCCGGGAGACCAACCCCGACGACCTGACCGGAATGATCGCCGCCCAGGGCATCCTCACCAGCCGCGGTGGGAAGACCTCCCATGCCGCCGTCGTCGCCCGCGGCATGGGCAAGACCTGCGTGTGCGGTGCCGAAGAACTCGACATCGACGTCCGCGCCGGAAGCATGACCCTCAAGGACGGCACCGTCCTGCGGGCCGGAGAAGTCATCTCCATCGACGGCACCACCGGTGAAGTCTTCTCCGGTGAGGTCCCCGTCGTCGACCCGCCCGTCGTGAAGTACTTCGAAGGGCAGCTCAACGACGAAGAGATCGCCGCCGACGAACTCGTCAAAGCCGTCGACCGCATCATGCGGATCGCCGACGACCAGCGCCGCCTGCGGGTCCGCGCCAATGCCGACACCGGCGAAGACGCCGCTCGCGCACGTCGCTTCGGCGCTCAGGGCATCGGCCTGTGCCGTACCGAGCACATGTTCCTCGGTGACCGCCGCCAGCTCGTCGAAGACCTCATCCTCGCCGACAGCGTCGACGGGAAGAAGGCCGCGCTCGATGCCCTCGCCCCGCTCCAGAAGGGCGACTTCGTCGAGATCCTCGAAGCCATGGACGGGCTGCCGGTCACCATCCGTCTGCTCGACCCGCCGCTGCACGAGTTCCTCCCCGCACAGTCGGAGATGATCCACCTCGAAGCGCGCGCCCAGGCACAGGGCCTCGACCTCGCCGAGGACCAGCGCAAGATCATGGCCGCCGTGGAACGTATGCACGAACAGAACCCGATGCTGGGTCTGCGCGGGGTACGCCTCGGGCTGGTCATCCGCGGCCTGTTCGAGATGCAGGCCAAGGCGATCCTGGAAGCCGCTGCCGAGCGTCGTAAGGCCGGTGGCGACCCCAAGCCGGAGATCATGATCCCGCTGGTCGGTGCCGTGCAGGAACTGGAGATCATGAAGGAGGCCATCCGTCAGGTAGCCGCCGAGGTCTCCGAATCCACCGGGGTCGACCTGCGCGACGTCCCGATCGGCACCATGATCGAGCTGCCCCGCGCCGCCATCACCGCCGGTGAGATCGCCGAAGCCGCCGAGTTCTTCTCCTTCGGCACGAACGACCTCACCCAGACCACGTGGGGCTTCAGCCGGGACGACGTCGAAGGTTCCTTCTTCAGCAACTACATCGAGCGAGGCATCTTCGGGGTCAGCCCCTTCGAGACCCTTGACCAGAGCGGCGTCGGCAAGCTCGTCGACCTGGCCGCGCGGGCAGGCCGGGACACCCGTCCCGAGCTGCACCTCGGTGTGTGTGGTGAGCACGGCGGCGACCCGCAGTCGATCCACTTCTTCAACACGGTGGGTCTGGACTACGTGTCGTGCAGCCCCTTCCGGGTGCCGGTGGCGCGCCTGGAGGCCGGACGCGCCTCCGGCACCGCAGAAGGCAGCGACTTCCGCTGA
- a CDS encoding pyridoxal-phosphate dependent enzyme, with amino-acid sequence MHVDQHVCETLSRPALIGLGEGNFLLRFESMKVASAGWAVADLLARGVIDDRSTLIDSSSGIYAYALALTCHRFGLGCHVVASAAADPSLLVQLDLLGASYEQMPSGDDLALDQNLRVARVHEYVRTHPGAYWMQQYHDRIHYEGYRRMVAPFLAENEWSRVRLVSAVGSGASSAGLARGLRDLGAEVQVHGVQPFGSVSFGSEEVSDPDMMIAGIGSAIDFANIDDDLFDTIDWVSFAVACSGSHELMRRQAIFAGLSTGAAFMTASSLPRTDGAVTLVISPDTGHRYTQRVFARPAAPVTDWVPRMIEHRRELTLPWCRRLRPADGWAAHRRVAEERRDAEVLSPAG; translated from the coding sequence ATGCATGTTGACCAGCACGTCTGCGAAACCCTTTCCCGTCCGGCGTTGATCGGGTTGGGCGAGGGGAACTTCCTGTTGCGTTTCGAGTCGATGAAGGTGGCTTCGGCGGGGTGGGCGGTCGCCGATCTCCTGGCCCGTGGGGTGATCGACGACAGGTCGACCTTGATCGACAGTTCCAGTGGCATCTACGCCTATGCATTGGCGTTGACCTGTCATCGTTTCGGTCTGGGGTGTCATGTCGTGGCTTCGGCGGCGGCCGACCCTTCTTTGTTGGTCCAGTTGGATCTGCTGGGCGCGTCCTACGAACAGATGCCTTCGGGGGACGATCTGGCGTTGGATCAGAATCTGCGGGTGGCCCGGGTGCACGAGTACGTTCGTACTCATCCGGGGGCTTATTGGATGCAGCAGTATCACGACCGCATCCATTACGAGGGGTATCGGCGGATGGTGGCGCCATTCCTGGCGGAGAACGAGTGGTCGCGGGTGCGGCTGGTGAGCGCGGTCGGTTCGGGGGCGTCCTCGGCGGGGTTGGCGCGTGGGCTGCGGGATCTGGGTGCTGAGGTTCAGGTGCACGGGGTGCAGCCGTTCGGGTCGGTCTCCTTCGGCAGTGAGGAGGTGTCCGATCCGGACATGATGATCGCGGGGATCGGCAGTGCGATCGATTTCGCGAATATCGACGACGATCTCTTCGACACGATCGACTGGGTGTCTTTCGCGGTGGCGTGTTCGGGTTCGCACGAGTTGATGCGACGGCAGGCGATCTTCGCCGGCCTTTCCACGGGTGCGGCCTTCATGACGGCGTCTTCGCTGCCGCGTACGGATGGCGCTGTCACCCTGGTCATTTCGCCGGACACCGGGCATCGGTACACCCAGAGGGTGTTCGCCCGTCCTGCCGCGCCGGTCACCGATTGGGTGCCCCGGATGATCGAGCATCGCCGTGAGCTCACCTTGCCGTGGTGTCGTCGGCTTCGTCCGGCCGACGGGTGGGCGGCGCATCGTCGGGTGGCCGAGGAGCGGCGCGATGCGGAGGTGCTTTCGCCTGCGGGGTGA
- a CDS encoding MFS transporter, whose product MTTPVPPTLGSRFARLWASSTSAGITTWALPFVLGLGVANQSWSAAVLGLLLGARTLGFIIGVPFGGVLADRGDRCTVIRGAGILAAVSTAVLGLSLPDGGWIGICAALLVGVGQGAGRPAYQAMVQDEVHPDARQRANAAMTISVRVAVLVGPAAAALASQVVSDVVLVHISGLLWLLAALLPASTKRTTTETSTPVETGSTPADTGSTPAATSRTGSPLAVFVHDIKEGADEALRHRWFTCGLGALSVVIMLGYSSTSVALPLISRDRFDGSTVLAAGVTAYTAGAIVGALLIARWKPRNAGWWAMGSLAAYSLVPLSLALSPFPLLIVASYVVAGFCIEIFNVPWFTAVQREVPPGKVARVSSLDFLVSYGLSPLGLAALAPAIGHWGSQPVLLFCAAACLIAPVLSMLEPSSREFSSTKVEQPVA is encoded by the coding sequence GTGACGACCCCTGTTCCACCCACCCTCGGAAGCCGATTCGCCCGGCTCTGGGCCTCGTCCACCAGCGCAGGCATCACCACCTGGGCGCTGCCCTTCGTCCTCGGACTCGGTGTCGCGAACCAGTCGTGGAGCGCCGCAGTGCTCGGCCTGCTGCTCGGCGCCCGCACCCTAGGATTCATCATCGGCGTCCCCTTCGGCGGCGTCCTCGCCGACCGCGGCGACCGCTGCACCGTCATCCGTGGCGCAGGAATCCTCGCCGCCGTGAGTACCGCGGTCCTCGGGCTGAGCCTCCCCGACGGCGGCTGGATCGGCATCTGCGCAGCACTGCTCGTCGGAGTCGGCCAAGGCGCAGGACGTCCCGCCTATCAGGCGATGGTGCAGGACGAAGTGCACCCCGACGCCCGCCAACGCGCCAATGCCGCGATGACCATCTCCGTGCGGGTCGCCGTCCTCGTCGGACCCGCCGCCGCCGCACTGGCCTCCCAGGTCGTCTCCGACGTCGTGCTCGTACACATCAGCGGACTGCTCTGGCTGCTCGCCGCACTCCTGCCCGCCTCGACGAAGAGAACCACCACCGAAACCAGCACACCCGTGGAAACCGGAAGCACACCGGCCGACACCGGAAGCACACCGGCCGCAACATCACGCACCGGATCACCACTGGCCGTCTTCGTCCACGACATCAAGGAAGGCGCCGACGAAGCCCTCCGCCACCGGTGGTTCACCTGCGGGCTCGGCGCGCTCTCCGTCGTCATCATGCTCGGGTACTCCTCGACCAGCGTGGCACTCCCGCTGATCAGCCGCGACCGGTTCGACGGCTCCACGGTGCTGGCCGCCGGGGTGACCGCCTACACCGCCGGAGCCATCGTCGGGGCGCTGCTCATCGCCCGCTGGAAGCCCCGCAACGCCGGATGGTGGGCGATGGGCAGCCTCGCCGCCTACTCCCTGGTGCCGCTCTCCCTGGCGCTGTCACCCTTCCCGCTCCTGATCGTGGCGAGCTATGTCGTCGCCGGCTTCTGCATCGAGATCTTCAACGTGCCCTGGTTCACCGCCGTCCAACGAGAAGTACCTCCGGGCAAAGTCGCCCGCGTCTCCTCACTGGACTTCCTGGTCTCCTACGGCCTCTCCCCGCTGGGACTGGCCGCGCTGGCCCCCGCCATCGGACACTGGGGCAGCCAACCGGTACTGCTGTTCTGCGCGGCAGCCTGCCTGATCGCCCCGGTGCTCTCCATGCTGGAACCCAGCAGCCGCGAGTTCTCCTCGACGAAAGTCGAGCAGCCCGTCGCCTGA